In a single window of the Pocillopora verrucosa isolate sample1 chromosome 4, ASM3666991v2, whole genome shotgun sequence genome:
- the LOC131795958 gene encoding uncharacterized protein gives MDATDIFLQEFSAVDGVSQPINRLERKLFAAIKKGDLEKFRTILDFSKTKCDLNCVNSSGKTLLQEAVDVEDAPVRSSIIKSLLSEGADLDLALLYVVRVDDVRSLKILLKFYGPPLSEPFPPLSPCIRKYSKQELHMTPLILAACLRNFQIVKLLLEHGFTICELQSDSQRPIEVVSEKLGPAMLRLNRYRALASPVYMAASFLQNPFSGPDPVHRACVLNKKLSDIAEQEYEFRKEYLALSDGCKEFAVDLLNECRSMKEIRCVMEMQNEDKALPHVQGKLSLNILEFATVTENEKFVSHPYSQLVLNSEIYRDVPFLEKSSWKQFILILLAFVWYPLFFMVWLVLDTFFPKHEVSRMFHSPCVKFLVHCGSYQTFLFMLFLSSFKFQSDFLQYAIADWVIFMFVLGHIVDIVKQFYHVGRVRFFSSHWNYLAVATVLSFVLHYIFWWSGRSVLVKKLETMTWANHADEFSYTIVLVSDCFFAVAILLAFTQNLAFIQANATIGPLLQAFMRMMFDVMRFFFYFIFVFLAFVVSFTKLYLQYAKARQYFLTSSGDSNQTDPLHLESILDSTNTIFWSLFGQIDPSSFKISEAEYGVIWRTGMTLFGAFNITAVLVALNMLIAILNDSYVQITANLDAEWKLTRTRLWLNWISKKGVLPPPFNLVYLFVPIVCFIQHLISACCSERVLLLWKRLLKKKQKISWKVDRINEKERREVIRSLILRNLAKKSYHTEAETEPVDSDEENENEVAVTVLEDNCLHTSQVNTKCIEILQPELAVNGICWHPVSKGERKLLKAVARGDLDKVRIVLGSSLKCSVNSVNNSGKTILQIASELIESTVRNDMINLLLHGGADLELALLHAVRESDVRGVEILLQFHDPSSPKRMSPDSMSLKYQRHFTPLILAACLQNFKIVKLLLEHGFSIPNLPIDLKKPVGSEINFDGKLGLTLFRLNRYRALASPVYMAASFLQNPFSDPDPVHRACALSKELSHMAEREHEFRQEYLELSDGCKEFTVDLLNGCRSMKEIRCVMEMENEKSTPLNTDGVVLNILEFAIVTRNEKFVSHPYSQLVLKSEALRHVPFLENSPGKRFTVVLLSSLLSPLIFAIWLAFETFLPRHKVARMFHSPCLKFLTNCGAYQIFLFVLTLTSFQRDTQFLEYSITDWIVVAFVIGHLVDFVKEVFQQGRVRFFANKWNYLAVVRVTLFVLCYVMVWFARTSIVDRGDSLQWENHSNDRSYKVVLFSECVFAVAILLAFAHNFSFIEENAVMGPLLQAFILMLFDVMKFFFFFVFAFLAFVVSFTKLYVQYEKAKDHFISSKMITNETDPLHLERFSSSVSTIFWSLFGQIDRDNFKIDETEYETIWRTGMVLFGAFNIVAVLVALNMLIAMLNESYTRITTNLDTEWNFTRTKLWLSWLYKKGILTSPCNLLYLVLPLFWVLKNLLGVCCPRKIKRREVMRHLILRNLAKKSCHLESGNESDDSHEEYDIESTVSFPNNGGTGNFSHKENGYTGKTYL, from the exons ATGGATGCGACAGACATCTTCCTGCAAGAGTTTAGCGCAGTTGATGGTGTCTCTCAACCAATAAACAGGCTAGAAAGGAAGCTCTTTGCGGCTATAAAAAAAGGAGATCTGGAAAAATTTAGGACTATTCTTGacttttccaaaacaaaatgcGACCTGAATTGTGTCAACAGCTCTGGTAAAACACTTTTACAAGAAGCGGTAGATGTGGAAGATGCTCCTGTCCGAAGCAGTATAATCAAGTCCTTACTGAGCGAAGGAGCTGACCTGGATCTAGCCTTGTTATACGTGGTACGCGTTGATGACGTGAGAAGCttgaaaattttactgaaattttATGGTCCTCCGTTGTCGGAACCTTTTCCACCTTTGTCTCCATGCATTAGAAAGTATTCGAAACAAGAGCTCCACATGACACCACTGATCCTGGCGGCCTGTTTGAGGAATTTCCAAATTGTGAAGCTTCTTCTTGAGCACGGATTTACCATTTGTGAATTGCAAAGTGATTCTCAACGCCCCATCGAAGTCGTCAGCGAGAAGCTGGGACCTGCCATGCTCCGGTTGAACAGGTATCGAGCTCTTGCAAGTCCTGTGTACATGGCGGCTTCATTTCTGCAAAACCCGTTCAGCGGTCCGGATCCTGTTCATCGCGCATGTGTTCTTAACAAGAAACTGTCTGACATCGCTGAGCAGGAGTATGAATTCAGAAAAGAGTATTTGGCTCTCAGCGATGGCTGTAAAGAATTTGCCGTGGATTTGTTGAATGAATGCCGCTCAATGAAAGAGATCAGGTGTGTTATGGAAATGCAGAATGAAGATAAAGCGCTGCCACACGTCCAAGGAAAGCTCAGTCTGAACATTCTGGAGTTTGCCACtgtcactgaaaatgaaaag TTCGTCAGTCATCCTTACAGCCAGCTTGTGTTAAATTCCGAAATATACAGAGATGTCCCATTCTTGGAGAAAAGTTCATGGAAGCAGTTTATCCTGATATTATTGGCTTTCGTCTGGTATCCTCTGTTCTTCATGGTTTGGTTGGTGTTGGACACTTTTTTTCCGAAGCACGAAGTGTCAAGGATGTTTCACTCTCCCTGCGTAAAATTCCTTGTTCATTGTGGTTCCtatcaaacatttcttttcatgctgtttttgtcttcatttaaatTTCAGAGCGATTTTCTACAGTACGCCATAGCTG ATTGGGTAATTTTCATGTTTGTGCTCGGACATATCGTGGATATTGTCAAACAATTCTACCACGTGGGAAGAGTCCGTTTCTTTTCCAGCCATTGGAACTACCTGGCTGTTGCAACAGTGTTATCATTTGTTCTTCATTACATCTTTTGGTGGTCTGGTCGCTCAGTCCTTGTAAAGAAACTGGAAACTATGACGTGGGCCAACCACGCCGATGAATTTTCGTACACGATCGTATTGGTCTCCGACTGTTTTTTTGCAGTGGCAATCCTGCTGGCCTTCACTCAAAACCTGGCCTTTATTCAGGCCAACGCGACAATTGGTCCTCTACTGCAAGCTTTCATGAGAATGATGTTTGATGTAAtgagatttttcttttactttataTTTGTCTTTCTCGCGTTTGTGGTGAGCTTCACCAAGCTCTACTTACAGTATGCTAAGGCCAGACAGTATTTCCTTACGAGTTCAGGTGATTCAAATCAAACAGATCCTCTTCATCTTGAAAG TATTTTAGACAGTACAAACACGATCTTTTGGTCGCTGTTTGGTCAGATAGACCCCAGCAGTTTCAAAATCTCCGAAGCGGAGTATGGTGTTATTTGGAGAACTGGAATGACCTTATTTGGTGCCTTTAACATCACAGCAGTGCTGGTAGCCCTCAATATGCTGATCGCGATACTCAACGACTCTTACGTCCAGATAACG GCCAACTTGGATGCTGAATGGAAGTTAACAAGAACCAGATTGTGGTTAAACTGGATTTCCAAGAAGGGCGTTCTTCCTCCACCATTCAACTTGGTGTATTTGTTTGTTCCCATCGTATGCTTTATTCAGCATCTTATCTCAGCTTGCTGCTCAGAGAGAGTCTTA tTACTTTGGAAACgacttttgaaaaagaaacaaaaaatcagcTGGAAAGTTGACAGAATTAACGAGAAGGAG AGACGAGAAGTGATTCGCAGCCTTATCCTAAGGAATCTGGCGAAGAAATCATACCACACAGAGGCTGAAACTGAGCCAGTCGACTCCGACGAAGAAAATGAGAACGAAGTGGCTGTTACCGTGTTAGAAGACAATTGTTTACACACCAGCCAAGTAAACACGAAAT GCATAGAGATTCTTCAGCCAGAGCTAGCAGTGAATGGTATTTGTTGGCATCCAGTGAGTAAAGGGGAACGAAAGCTTTTGAAGGCAGTAGCAAGAGGAGATTTGGATAAAGTTAGAATTGTGTTAGGTTCCTCACTGAAATGCAGTGTAAACAGTGTAAACAACTCTGgtaaaacaattttacaaattGCTTCAGAATTAATTGAATCTACCGTCCGAAATGACATGATTAACTTGTTACTTCATGGTGGAGCCGACTTGGAACTCGCCTTGTTGCACGCCGTGCGCGAGAGTGATGTGAGAGGTGTTGAAATTTTGCTCCAGTTTCACGATCCTTCATCACCAAAGCGGATGTCCCCGGATTCAATGAGCTTAAAATACCAACGTCACTTCACGCCATTGATCCTGGCGGCCTGCTTgcagaatttcaaaattgtaaaactcCTCTTGGAACATGGATTCTCCATTCCCAATTTACCGATTGATTTAAAAAAGCCTGTTGGCTCAGAAATCAACTTTGATGGGAAACTGGGACTCACTTTGTTTCGTTTAAACAGATACCGAGCTTTGGCAAGTCCCGTGTACATGGCGGCGTCGTTTCTCCAAAACCCCTTCAGCGATCCTGATCCTGTCCATCGCGCATGCGCTCTTAGTAAGGAATTGTCTCACATGGCCGAACGGGAGCACGAGTTCAGACAAGAGTATTTGGAGCTTAGTGATGGTTGTAAAGAGTTTACTGTGGATCTGTTAAATGGATGCCGCTCAATGAAAGAGATCAGGTGTGTTATGGAGATGGAGAACGAAAAAAGTACACCATTAAACACGGATGGAGTGGTTTTGAACATTCTGGAATTTGCCATAGTTACCAGGAATGAAAAG tttgtcaGCCATCCTTACAGTCAGCTGGTATTGAAGTCAGAAGCCCTCAGACATGTCCCATTCCTGGAAAACAGCCCAGGGAAAAGATTTACAGTGGTGCTTTTATCATCTCTTTTGTCTCCTTTGATCTTTGCGATTTGGCTTGCTTTCGAAACCTTTCTGCCCAGACACAAGGTAGCCAGAATGTTCCATTCACcttgtttaaaatttctcaCCAATTGCGGAGCttatcaaattttccttttcgtgCTTACTTTGACTTCGTTCCAACGAGACACGCAGTTCCTGGAATATTCCATCACTG ATTGGATTGTTGTGGCATTCGTCATCGGACACTTGGTAGATTTTGTTAAAGAAGTTTTTCAACAAGGAAGAGTTCGCTTCTTTGCAAACAAATGGAACTATCTAGCTGTGGTTAGAGTTACCTTGTTTGTTCTTTGTTACGTCATGGTTTGGTTTGCCCGTACAAGTATTGTAGACAGAGGGGATTCTTTGCAATGGGAGAACCATAGCAACGATCGTTCCTACAAGGTTGTGCTGTTTTCCGAGTGTGTTTTTGCTGTGGCAATACTTCTTGCATTTGCGCACAACTTCTCATTTATCGAAGAAAATGCCGTCATGGGCCCATTGTTACAAGCATTCATACTGATGTTGTTTGATGTAATgaagttcttctttttttttgttttcgcttttctgGCATTTGTTGTGAGTTTCACGAAGTTATACGTGCAGTATGAGAAAGCTAAGgatcattttatttcaagtaaaaTGATCACAAACGAAACAGACCCCTTGCACCTAGAAAG GTTTTCAAGCAGTGTTTCCACCATCTTTTGGTCTTTATTCGGCCAAATCGACcgtgacaattttaaaatcgaCGAGACAGAATATGAAACAATATGGAGAACAGGCATGGTGCTGTTTGGTGCGTTCAACATTGTAGCAGTATTAGTTGCTCTGAATATGCTAATCGCCATGTTGAATGAATCTTACACAAGGATAACG